A stretch of the Lycium ferocissimum isolate CSIRO_LF1 unplaced genomic scaffold, AGI_CSIRO_Lferr_CH_V1 ctg4194, whole genome shotgun sequence genome encodes the following:
- the LOC132044341 gene encoding uncharacterized protein LOC132044341, translating to MKRPASDDGGANKAPRVSSGPQAPGPSRRTPSYSIETDPSEDPATIPPECLTPSEEVGPSRRSLSYSIETDPSEDPATIPPESSTPSEEDPPEGSYDTDPSEYSAGAPGEELPEVVPVAPMVEHYVRPASSVSVTDYSSPLSWPSVNQELSPGYLDSSDLDAGDDEEEYTSPYSPPDQAGDRSST from the coding sequence ATGAAGAGGCCAGCTTCCGATGATGGGGGTGCTaataaggcccctagagtatccTCAGGACCTCAGGCTCCAGGGCCCAGTCGGAGGACCCCCAGCTATTCTATCGAGACTGATCCCTCAGAGGATCCCGCTACGATTCCCCCAGAGTGTTTGACCCCCAGTGAGGAGGTGGGGCCTAGCAGGAGGAGCCTTAGTTACTCTATTGAGACAGATCCCTCGGAGGATCCTGCGACGATTCCCCCTGAGTCCTCGACCCCCAGTGAGGAGGACCCCCCTGAGGGCAGCTATGACACGGACCCGTCCGAGTATTCAGCGGGGGCACCGGGGGAGGAGCTTCCCGAGGTTGTGCCAGTTGCTCcgatggtggagcactatgttaggCCAGCTTCCTCAGTGAGCGTTACGGACTATTCTAGCCCCTTATCCTGGCCGTCGGTGAACCAGGAGCTGTCGCCGGGCTATCTAGATTCCTCGGATTTAGACGCGGGGGATGACGAGGAGGAGTACACTTCGCCCTATAGCCCACCAGATCAGGCTGGAGACCGCTcgtctacag